In Larimichthys crocea isolate SSNF chromosome VII, L_crocea_2.0, whole genome shotgun sequence, the genomic stretch GTTATTTCCTCACATTAATGTCAGACTCATCATTCCGTAGCCGATAGTGGGACATTTTGATCTGACTAACAAAATcctattcatatatattttatcgCCCAGTCAAATTTTGCGCCAAACCAGTACTTGGAAAATGAATTATCCCACATGTGCTATAActctttgtgtctgtatttcATTTAAGAGATGTTATTATTAAcagttatgttttatatattcaaCGTGCCTTCATGCCATGCCATGCGTGCGCCCCCGCGGTTgttgattaataataaatgagatGTGCGTCAGTTTGCTTGGCAGGTCACTAAAGACTGACTTGGCCTTTAACCGCAGTTTTGGCTACTGACTTTTTGCTGCTTCATAAGAAGCCTTCAATTTTTCTGTCATAACGATTCTACTGTTTCAACATGATTTAGCGACAATTAAAtatcattataattattattttaattgttgatACTAACAATAATAGTTTTTtataatgacaacaaaaataaacttaaagTTGAATCTTTAATTTAAGACAGGCttaaaactcaaactcaaaaatTGTTTAAGGTGTTTCCACTCTCAACAAAGGACACAACCGCTTTATAAAGAACtattaattgtttaaaaattgaaaaaagaaagcaagaaaaagatagaataaagaaatatatcCACTCCCCGTTACCCATTCGGTATATGGTAGGCATGgcacaaagttttttttttcagttcaagtCCGAAGTTAAAATATCGAATTGATTAGATTATGTATTATACAgctcagaataataataataataataaacaaacaaacttaaaacaaGTTATAAGATAAGTAAATAGTAAGTTGGAAACAGGTCTATCGATATCTGAATGAATAGACTGATTAAgacaaataattcaaataaaacatgaacaaggAAACGCCTTAATAAACCACATAAGTCTTTGAACAACAActttaacaacaataatatatatatatatccaataATATGTATTGCTTATATTGATTCTCTTAGTTAATAATTTGAAAATATGACCTAATTCCGACgggaaaaacacaacttttagATGCGCATCGACGAGATAAACAATGCGTAAAAGAAATCGGGGGGGAAAGAATGAAGTCTGTTAGTGGTAGCGGGGGGGTGTTTGGGAGGTGGCCatgtgtatatgtacagtacatgagtGTATTtgtaaaggagagagagagagagagagagagagggagagagagggagagagggagagagagagatggagcagcAGACCAGGTTTATATAGCAGTGGGTGTGCGCACACATCGTAGTCACTTCATTACCACTGTGGCGCTCTGTGCAGCTCAAGTTGAAGGCTACCGCTCTTTACCGCGACACTTTGAGAGAAAGCTAAGCTGCCTTTTGAAAGACAAGCAATGAATTATTTAAACGCATGAACTACAGCAGTCTCCATTTATCACGCGGCTAAACCTGCAGAAACGTAGATATTAGTGAGCGAAACATATTGTTGAGCGAAGAGTAGCGCACGACGCGTAGGGGACGCACCATGCACTGTCAAGCCGAGTTGAGGCTCTCCTCTCCGGGGCAGCTGAAGGCTGCCAGGCGGCGCTACAAGACTTTCATGATTGACGAGATCCTCTCCAAGGAGACTTGTGATTATTTTGAGAAACTTTCTCTGTACTCGGTGTGCCCTTCTCTCATTGTACGACCGAAGCCTCTCCATTCGTGTTCAGGTAAGAcgactctgtttctgtttgtttgtttgtttatttgttattttttattttttatttgacgaattaagaaaagaaagaaaaaagtaacCAGCAGGCGGTTAGGAGCGTTTTCAGAtttgtgtgaaaatgacatgaggtTATTAGGTAGATTCATGACATTTCTATACACGAGATCaacttcatttttaatttttatatagCCTATTAATTAtttgataattaattatttaatcattcattttaaacttaCAACGCAAAACGTTTACATCGGGTGAAATGAACATTGTACGTCTGCACAGCAACGACAGCATCTGTGAAGTGCCACAAAGctttaattgttattattttaactatatgttcatttattgataTTTGTGACGCTTCCTTAATTTCTCATCTCCCTCACTTCAATTTGTAGGTTTGCAACAGAAGCTTCTATTTTGATGAATCAATTAACACATGCGTCCTTCCTCCTAAAGCTGCGCCACCGACTTCGCCCTCCTCACTTTTGTACTTTACATTATGAAATCTGGAGCAAAGTGTTGAAAATCAAAGGCGCACGATGGAGCGAGTGCATTTCAGTGATGCTTGAGGGCTTTTGTCTGGCTGATGAATGACTACCTGATAAGTCGCTGTGGTGACACAAAAGCCAGCGAAGAGGCAGCGTGACAGATAAAAAAGATAAAGTCAAATCTCCTCTGCGAGCCCGTGATTACTGAGCTATAATCTTTAGTCTATTAGGTCTTGTTTACTTTGATTAATAGGAGTGTTTTGCTTAACCAAATGCCTTTTCTTAATGAGTTTTGTTGCTGCTTGACTTTTGCAAATGGGAGGATTGTAGCTTGTTAGTGCGTGACCTAGAACAAAGTGAAGTTGTGCACAAAAAGCCTGTCATTTGTCACACCAGTTTATAAAAGATCGTTTCTACTGCACACTGATTTCTCTTCATTAATATGGAAGGAAATATTATTTAGTTGAAATGTACAAACAAGTGACTCCTTTGATGATAATCTCTTTcctgttaattattttttgaaatGCTCTCTCATAAAGAATTATCTAGATCTAGACAAGAGAGATGGGCCAGACAGATTTACTTGCTGAAAATAACCAAAACAGTAGGACAAATCTCCTTTGGCACAGCCAGCACTGTCTtgtcaaaccaaaaacaaaaacatcttgacTGATTCTTAATTGTAATTCCAGATGAttccaaacaaatcaaaaggtACTGCACACTCCAGTAACCATTAGGGTAATTGCTCTAAAGTCTGAAATAATAGCCACTGCAATTTGATGATGACAGCGGCGGGTGGATAAAAATAGGGAAAGCGATTCCCTCATCCCTCTGATATGGATTGGTGTGTGCTAGAGGGCACTATGACTGGCACCCCTCTGTTCGGATGGATAGAGTAACCCGCCCTGCATATCAGAACACTGTGCCCACCACTTATTTGTAGCTGCGGGGGTGTGAGACACAGTATATTCCCTAACATCAATGGCTTTTAGTGCTTGATATAGAAGCTGGCAGGCTTACAGGTCCTGGGCCAAAGCGAGGCGGCTGGCCCCTTCGTGGCCTCTTAACAGTGAAAGTTGACTTCTTCATTCTGCAAAGGAAGAGATGCTATAACCTTCTACTGCCAGCGGAGGCCGCTGAGAGACAGGGGTGCCAATAATGTTGCCTGAAGAAGGATAACAAATTAATTGGTtggatgtttgttgtttatcaCTGGTATGCTGCTCAAACATACTAACATAATCTTCACAATCTTCTTCCTGTGGCACTTTATTGTCAATCGCCATTTTTCATATAGCCGGaatgaaacacagacaacaagTGCCTAATACTCAAGGAGTTCAGCAGGATCAGAATGAGCTCTGACCTGGTACTGAACAGTGAAAGACGTAATGGCAGGTTACAATATTTCATTTGGAGTCCCATCTCTCAGCGGGACCCAGGACGGGGCTTTTAGTGGTGTTTTCTGGAAGAGGTGAGAGAGATTAAGATCAACTGTGGTGTAATCTCACCTGACagcatgatgaaaaaaaaaaaagaaaaaaaaaagcaggagtgTGTGCAGCCCTAGGGCCGTTGCGTACCGGTTTGGTACTGGCTTGGAGCTTATAGAAGAAATCCAAGTGAGCAAAAAGGTTTTCATCCCATCTTAAACTCTAATCCGCTGCAGACAATAAAGTCTGCCATTAAGCATTAAGCCAGGTTGAGAAGGTTGATTACACCCATGTCAACACATAGAGGCaagtatgtacacacacacacaaagacaaaagcacacacatctACCATCTTCAGTTAAGGATACTGTTTGACAACCTGTCACCTCCCCTTTATTTCCACCCAGCCACCGCCATCAGATTTGTCAATCTCGACAAGGGATCAGTAATAAATTAGTTCTGAAAGTAGTTTATGCTACAGGTTGATTTCAGCCGTAACGCTCATGTTTAATGTAACGCTGTTTGTCAGTGTGCCTGGGAAAATACTATGTCAATTAAACTCAACAAGATGCTCTTGACAACTTCATTCTACTATTTGTTGAGAACTGGCATTAAATTGCTCAATCTGTCATGTCCTGAAGGTGAGTGATTCTAATTAAAGCAATGAGCTGGGGCAAATAAAGAAGCTGCGCGGCCTGTTGCCCTTCCCACCCCGACAATGTTTGATCTGCACTCAAAGGGcaaggccaaaaaaacagaaaccattTAACTGCGCGTCTCTCTAGCTGTCACCACGCAGTTCTACACAAAACTCCTGCAAAAGCGCACGTATGCTTGTCATAGCTCAACAATGAATCATCCGCTGCAGCATCCCATTGACAAAAAAAGAGTGCAGATGTTATGACAGGAATCAGACTGGTGCAGGcgatggaaatggaaatgatgatatatattaaaaacatggtCAATTTAGTAAGAATTATGCCATAATCATGTGATCAATAGAGCAAATTGTTGGTATTAAAAGGAATGCTGAACAAACGACTCCTCTTGATCTATTCTTAGCAGGTATGTCTTCTGTAATGGTTACCATAAGCACTTGTGCCAGTCCCTACATTCCGACTGTGATTATCAAGAGTATCAGTGTGCTTTTGCATGGGGCTGAGTTGCACTCTTGCAGCTACTCAAACAGTTTATTTGTAGACTATTGACAGGACACTGGCACTTGTCAACAGCATGTCAGAGAGACAGCTTCGCTGTCAGTGGAAAGTCACCACGAGGGCTGACATTTCCCTCTTtacgcgctctctctctctctctctctctcctttctttcgCTCTCGCGGCCTCTCTCAGGGACTGTCCGGAGACAACCTCAAGCTCTCTGTTGACAAGAGATTTCCTGACAAGCTGGGATTTTTTTGTCCCCGTCCAGAATGACGAGTCCATGACGATTCCATGAATCAAACATTGGAATAAATCATTGATATCAGGAACATTTACACGTATCTCctttacagagagaaaaacagttgAGATCGAAAGATATAAATGAGGAGAAAGAGCATGCAGCCAGAGAAAAGAGATCTTCTTGTCTAGACCTGTTGCAATAGCAGCAATCTCACGTTGGAGGATTAGTGATGATCTCAGCGCCTTACCATGATGTCATGATGAGCCCAAGGcagtgtctggtgtgtgtgtgtgtgtgtgtgtctgtgtgtgaagatcAACAGTACCTACctgcatgtgtatttatgtgcagTATTTGTGCTCGTCATGCTTGACTTCCATCTAATAGTCAGGTTTAATGTGGATTCGTGCACATTGTGTACATGTAAGTAACTGAATGCATGTCTACTGTCATGTAAGATTAGAAAAGTAGACTTTCTCACATTTGTACTgaaattcatattttctcaCTGGCCTTGAGGAAAACAAATAGTACTGAAAACAATCCAAAGTCTGATTTTAAGTCTCCTCAGGGCTCGTGTACGTGTGTCTGGGTTGTCTGTTGAGGTTGATGAGGAGATTAAGAGGGCAGACAACCAGGAACACATGctctgtgtgttcgtgtgtgtcaACCTCCCATTTTCTCTGCTCTGGTGCAGCCTTTTATCTCCTTCTATATCTTCCACCTCTTCTCCCATAATCCCCCTCTGTGTCCTTCATGCTGCTCCTTATCAGCCCATGCATTACAGTCTACAGTCTGCTCTGCTCAGCTGGCTTGTAAATTTTTGTTAAGGGGTTGGTTTTATATTTGAAGCTGTGAGCATTTTTCTGGCAGACATCACATTCACTTTGGTTGACCCACCACATCCTTCTCAGCCAACCTCCTGCTCTCTTTCGCTCCAACGTCGGCTCCAGACAAGTGTTACTTTTTATTGATTCTGGCGTCTTGGTGCTTCTGTCTGCGCTGATAAAGagcaaaaatgtgtgtgttagtgtatgACTGGGTACATGTGCAAGAGTAGGAGAGATTGCAGGAGGGTGGGAGGAAGGTTTATTGGCTGAACGGTGTCTGATTTAGTTTTTGGGGGTTTTATTACAGCTCATTCTGTATCTGaacatgtgtgtctgcatgtataTCATGCTGTCATGCAGGcacagtatgtgcatgtgttgggAAGCCAGTTAGTATTTAACAACCTCtgaaaaataatcattcattTGAAGGGTTCAGAGGAGGAGTGTAAAACACAATCTGCGTCATTGGGATCACAGCCCTCTACATGGAGAAGGTCAAAAGCAAAACACttttcacagcaaacacaggGCAATTAAAAATGAACCTGTCTAAGTAATTACAGGCGGTCGATAATGAACTAACGTGACTGAGAGGCACAAAAGAGCTCACTAAAAACTCACAgtgatcattttttttcctgtagtgCACTTTATTGCATTTCTCTGTCATCTGACGCACCGACTCTGCTCTTCCAGGCTCCTCGTCACTACGTGCCTACCCCCTCCTCTCAGTGATCACACGGCAGCCCCCTCACCTCCCCCAGGGGTCATCTTCTTCAGGCGGGGTCCCCTCGCATCTGCCCCTGCTCTCCCCGCAGCATCCGCGAGGCTCCGAGCCTTCCCCCAGCCAGACGCCTCTCAGCATCAGCAGCGAGTCGGAAACGGAGCGCAGCACGCCCCGCCTGAAGAAGCCACGCCGCAGTCGTACCATCTTCACCGAGCTGCAGCTGATGGGCCTGGAGAAGAAGTTCCAGAAGCAGAAGTACCTGTCCACACCTGATAGGTCAGTAGAGTTGAGAAACTCAGATCTAATTGGGTGGGTTTAGGTAGATTAGGACTGCAGGAAAAGCCTGTTGCACAATacatcactgacacacacacaaaccacataaaaacacataaataataaaaaggtcaATCATGCCCATGCTAACCT encodes the following:
- the barx2 gene encoding homeobox protein BarH-like 2, which encodes MHCQAELRLSSPGQLKAARRRYKTFMIDEILSKETCDYFEKLSLYSVCPSLIVRPKPLHSCSGSSSLRAYPLLSVITRQPPHLPQGSSSSGGVPSHLPLLSPQHPRGSEPSPSQTPLSISSESETERSTPRLKKPRRSRTIFTELQLMGLEKKFQKQKYLSTPDRLDLAQSLGLTQLQVKTWYQNRRMKWKKMVLKGGHEAPTKPKGRPKKNSIPTTEEIEAEERRLKMEAEERMKRAAEKAALGQGEEASQLEPEDLSSETQNAAAAMEGSERELPLLMQSETHAAS